A window of Ignavibacteriales bacterium contains these coding sequences:
- a CDS encoding YhcH/YjgK/YiaL family protein, whose translation MVFDRLKNANQYFPLGERITKALQYLSQTDFTNLEPGKYEIDGENIFALVQTYNTKPFSSGKWEAHKKYIDVQYIVSGKEKIGFTETTKVIVMEEYNEENDYAIYKGEGNFLIADEGHFAIFFPSDVHMPGMAINIPKEVRKVVVKVKLEGKEETINQEPANEPT comes from the coding sequence ATGGTTTTCGATCGTCTCAAAAATGCTAACCAATATTTTCCACTTGGTGAAAGAATTACTAAAGCTCTTCAATATTTATCACAAACAGATTTTACAAATCTTGAGCCTGGCAAATATGAAATTGACGGCGAAAATATTTTTGCTCTGGTTCAGACATATAACACAAAACCGTTTAGCTCTGGCAAATGGGAAGCACACAAAAAATATATAGATGTTCAATACATTGTTTCCGGTAAAGAAAAAATAGGATTTACAGAAACAACTAAAGTTATTGTTATGGAAGAATACAATGAAGAAAATGACTATGCTATATATAAAGGTGAAGGAAATTTTCTAATTGCCGATGAAGGACATTTTGCAATATTCTTTCCTTCAGATGTACATATGCCCGGTATGGCAATTAATATTCCGAAAGAAGTTAGAAAGGTTGTTGTGAAAGTGAAACTTGAAGGTAAAGAAGAAACTATTAATCAAGAACCTGCAAACGAACCTACTTAA
- a CDS encoding FKBP-type peptidyl-prolyl cis-trans isomerase — protein sequence MKPLKVILIILLGLSVTFAQNKNQTKEKSPSKVKAQSSVTLKTQGDSVSYAIGQNIFQNLTDPFLQINFNVLIKSIQDAMNGKSDMTKEKVIEVLTALNKRGQERQAAMQKIENEKKKAEMAPIIEKNKKDGEAFLAENKNKEGVKTTASGLQYKVLVSGTGPSPKDTSKVKVHYAGKLLNGKEFDSSYKRNQPAEFPLNQVIKGWTEGLQLMHVGDKFEFYIPYQLAYGEEGKGETIPPASVLIFEVELLDIVK from the coding sequence ATGAAGCCATTAAAAGTTATTTTAATAATCCTTCTTGGATTATCGGTAACATTTGCACAAAATAAAAATCAAACAAAAGAGAAATCACCATCGAAAGTGAAAGCTCAATCATCGGTAACATTAAAAACACAGGGTGATTCCGTTAGTTATGCAATTGGTCAAAATATATTCCAAAATTTGACCGATCCATTCTTACAAATAAACTTTAATGTTCTGATAAAATCTATTCAAGATGCAATGAACGGTAAATCCGATATGACCAAAGAAAAGGTTATAGAAGTATTAACTGCTCTCAATAAAAGAGGACAAGAACGACAGGCAGCAATGCAAAAAATAGAGAATGAAAAGAAAAAAGCTGAGATGGCTCCTATTATAGAAAAAAATAAAAAAGATGGTGAAGCATTCCTTGCTGAAAATAAAAATAAGGAAGGTGTTAAAACCACAGCCAGCGGGCTGCAATACAAAGTTCTTGTAAGCGGTACAGGACCATCACCTAAAGATACAAGTAAAGTAAAAGTACATTATGCAGGAAAACTATTAAATGGAAAAGAATTCGATAGCTCTTATAAACGCAATCAACCGGCAGAATTTCCTCTTAATCAAGTTATAAAAGGATGGACCGAAGGGTTACAACTAATGCATGTCGGCGACAAATTTGAATTCTATATTCCCTATCAACTTGCTTATGGCGAAGAAGGAAAGGGAGAAACAATTCCACCGGCTTCTGTTTTAATCTTTGAAGTTGAGTTGCTTGATATTGTAAAATAG
- a CDS encoding DUF1028 domain-containing protein, with protein MKPKFQLGLFFIVLFATCLPAGRFSIINAQFYKPDSPFAHTYSIVAFDEKTGDMGVAVQSHWFSVGTIVTWGEAGVGVVATQSFVNPAFGPGGLDLLSKGKTPQEAVDELLKSDEGREFRQLAILDSKGNAASFTGKLCIQPAGNIVGKNFSVQANLMSNDKIWPAMAEAFQKSKGPLAERMLAALEAAEKAGGDVRGKQSAALLVVRAKSTGKIWEDRLVDIRIDDSSAPLPELRRLLKVHRAYEHMNNGDLAVEKNDMDKAMMEYSSAMKMFPDNLEMKFWTAVALANKGMMKEAVPMFKEIFKRDKNWKDLTPRLLPNGLLKVTGKQLEEILD; from the coding sequence ATGAAACCCAAATTCCAATTAGGTTTATTTTTCATAGTACTATTCGCAACCTGCCTGCCGGCAGGCAGGTTCTCAATTATTAACGCTCAATTCTATAAACCAGATTCACCTTTCGCACACACATATTCCATCGTTGCATTTGATGAGAAGACCGGCGATATGGGTGTTGCGGTTCAGTCGCATTGGTTCTCAGTTGGAACAATTGTTACATGGGGCGAAGCTGGAGTTGGCGTTGTTGCTACACAATCATTTGTTAATCCTGCCTTTGGACCAGGCGGTTTAGATTTGTTAAGTAAAGGAAAGACACCCCAAGAAGCGGTTGATGAATTATTAAAGAGTGATGAAGGTAGGGAATTCCGCCAGCTTGCAATTCTTGATTCAAAAGGTAACGCTGCTTCATTTACTGGTAAATTATGCATTCAACCCGCCGGAAATATTGTTGGTAAAAATTTTTCTGTACAGGCAAACTTAATGTCTAACGATAAAATTTGGCCTGCTATGGCAGAAGCATTTCAAAAATCAAAAGGACCACTTGCAGAAAGAATGCTCGCTGCACTTGAAGCTGCAGAAAAAGCCGGCGGTGATGTGCGCGGAAAACAATCTGCAGCACTTCTTGTTGTGCGTGCTAAATCAACCGGAAAAATTTGGGAAGATCGTTTAGTTGATATCCGCATTGATGATAGTTCCGCACCGCTTCCCGAATTGAGAAGACTTCTAAAAGTTCACCGGGCATATGAACACATGAACAATGGTGATCTTGCAGTAGAGAAAAATGATATGGATAAAGCAATGATGGAATATTCTTCAGCAATGAAAATGTTTCCGGATAATCTTGAAATGAAATTTTGGACAGCAGTTGCGTTAGCAAATAAAGGAATGATGAAAGAAGCTGTTCCAATGTTCAAAGAAATTTTTAAGAGAGATAAGAATTGGAAAGATCTAACTCCGCGTCTGCTTCCAAATGGATTATTAAAAGTAACCGGAAAACAACTTGAGGAAATACTTGACTAA
- a CDS encoding MFS transporter: protein MINNDAYAALRIKDYRWFIIARVTLTFAIQIQSVIVGWQVYELTHDALSLGMIGLAEAIPYLCIALFAGHIADTINRKKIILYAGSIYLLCAILLFFVSTELHPILIKFGVYPIFAIIFITGLARGFISPALNAFAAQLVPRHLFGNASTWNSMLWQTAAITGPAFGGLVYGFWGIGQAYFFVVFFSALSWFFFFLIKKKPMPERTKEENIWQSLSTGLKFVFNDQVILGAISLDMIAVFFGGAISILPIFADKILHSGAEGLGLLRAAPAVGALIMSYVQAHNPLFKNAGRNLLICVLGFGVTTILFALSNNIYLVFSLLMLGGMFDNVSVIIRQTIVQLFTPDEMRGRVSSINGIFIGSSNELGSFESGVAAKLLGLIPSIIFGGSMTVATVSVMSYISPKLRKLKM, encoded by the coding sequence ATGATAAACAACGATGCCTATGCGGCGCTTAGAATAAAAGATTACCGCTGGTTTATCATTGCGCGCGTAACACTCACGTTTGCAATTCAAATTCAATCTGTTATAGTTGGATGGCAAGTTTATGAATTAACACACGATGCACTTTCGCTTGGAATGATCGGACTTGCAGAAGCAATTCCATATTTATGCATTGCATTGTTTGCCGGTCACATAGCCGATACAATCAATCGAAAAAAAATTATTCTTTATGCCGGATCAATTTATTTACTCTGCGCTATTTTGCTGTTTTTTGTTTCGACAGAATTACACCCAATACTTATTAAGTTTGGTGTATACCCAATCTTTGCAATCATCTTTATTACCGGATTAGCACGGGGATTCATTTCTCCGGCACTAAATGCTTTTGCCGCACAACTTGTACCAAGACATTTATTCGGTAATGCCTCAACGTGGAATAGCATGCTATGGCAAACAGCTGCAATAACAGGTCCGGCATTCGGCGGTTTAGTTTATGGCTTCTGGGGAATTGGTCAAGCATACTTCTTTGTTGTTTTCTTCAGTGCACTTAGCTGGTTTTTCTTTTTTCTAATTAAAAAGAAACCGATGCCTGAAAGAACAAAAGAAGAAAATATTTGGCAGAGTTTATCAACCGGATTAAAATTTGTATTTAACGATCAGGTCATACTCGGTGCAATCAGTTTGGATATGATCGCTGTTTTTTTCGGAGGAGCTATTTCCATTCTGCCAATTTTTGCAGATAAAATTTTACACTCTGGCGCTGAAGGTTTAGGATTGTTGAGAGCCGCACCTGCAGTCGGTGCTTTAATCATGTCGTATGTTCAAGCACATAATCCGCTTTTTAAGAATGCCGGAAGAAATTTACTAATCTGTGTTTTAGGATTTGGTGTAACTACAATTCTCTTTGCATTATCAAATAACATCTATCTTGTTTTCTCCTTACTGATGTTAGGCGGAATGTTCGATAATGTCAGCGTAATAATTCGCCAGACAATTGTTCAATTATTCACACCGGATGAAATGCGTGGAAGAGTTTCTTCAATCAATGGAATTTTTATCGGCTCTTCGAATGAATTGGGTTCTTTCGAATCCGGAGTTGCTGCAAAACTGCTGGGTTTGATTCCTTCAATTATTTTTGGCGGAAGTATGACAGTTGCGACTGTAAGTGTTATGAGTTATATCTCACCAAAACTAAGAAAATTAAAAATGTAA